CATGAAATTTTAATGTTTTGGTTTGCGAGTAGAGGCCTTTAGGAAAAATTTCTATATTGGGAAAATCTTTTAAGTTTTCCTTTGTTGTAAGATAATTGTTGTGATCAGGCTCGAAAACATAGATTTTTTTATATTTATGATTTACTTTTTCAATAAAAATACGAGATGTTTCTCCGTCGTAAGCTCCGCCGTCGATAAATACTTCGTTTTCAGAGAAGGACATAAATGAATCTTCAAAATATTCCTGAGATGGGTCGCCGCTGAAACTTTTAGCGAGGTAAGAATCACCAAAACTTAAGCGATACATAATAAGATTATCAAATGTGTATTTAGATATTTCATCGTAGAGCATTTCTCGGAATTTTATGTATTTATTTTTATGTTGAACAAGATCTTCAAGTATATTCACATAACAAGGATGAGTTTCGAATTCGTTGTGATATAATGCTACAACATTATAATCAATGTAATTTATAAATCCAGAAGTTGTTAATTGCTGTTTTATTTCAAAATAGTAAAGCAAAGATGCAATAATAATAACCGGCTGAGCTGTTTTATCCAGTTCCTCAAACGAATACACAGGAAATCCGTCAAGTTTTTGATATTGAAGCTGCGTATTGTTATCAATAAAACCCTTAATATTCCATTTTAATTTTTGACATGCTTTTAGTGCTTTTTGTCCCAAATTTTTAGCTCCAAAAATATAAATCGGTTTTTGTGAAAGTAAGTCTAATTTGTGCTGGTACAGTCTAAAAATATTATCTTTTAATTCTTTTGTGGAAGATAGTTTTTGTAATTTTTCAACAACTTCCATTATAACCCTCGATTATAAATTTTATGCTTTAATGTTGCGTCATGAGCATATACCGAATCAATGCTGTCAATATAGATAGGATCATCAGCAGCAATATCATGAAGTAAAATTTCGCCGTTCATGAGTTCACGGCAAGATATTTGTCCTTTCTGCAAAGGAATAGCAAGATAGATATCTTTTTCTGTTAAGGTTTCTCCAGCTTTTAAGTTACGTTTTGCATAGACACCCCTGACTAGGGCATCTAAATATTCAATTTCTTTTTGAGGAGGGATACGCTTTTGTGACGGCGAACCCCCACAAATCATTTGAGCTTTTTTATAAGCTTTAATCCAACGATCAAAATCAGCCGGCAGAGAGTTATAAGCTGAAACTTGAATACCGTCATCGTTAATATCGACATGCCTTTCAAAAGTCCGCGCCCCTTTTGCATAAGCAAT
Above is a window of Brevinema andersonii DNA encoding:
- a CDS encoding FkbM family methyltransferase; amino-acid sequence: MEVVEKLQKLSSTKELKDNIFRLYQHKLDLLSQKPIYIFGAKNLGQKALKACQKLKWNIKGFIDNNTQLQYQKLDGFPVYSFEELDKTAQPVIIIASLLYYFEIKQQLTTSGFINYIDYNVVALYHNEFETHPCYVNILEDLVQHKNKYIKFREMLYDEISKYTFDNLIMYRLSFGDSYLAKSFSGDPSQEYFEDSFMSFSENEVFIDGGAYDGETSRIFIEKVNHKYKKIYVFEPDHNNYLTTKENLKDFPNIEIFPKGLYSQTKTLKFHADNTQGSKISNQGDTIIDVVSLDEYIYEPITYIKLDIEGAEYAALCGAKKHLQEDHPKLAVCIYHSPEDFWKIPVLLSDILLRERERERERERERESRFYLRHYSPQSMEIILYAVL